From one Paenibacillus sp. FSL K6-1330 genomic stretch:
- a CDS encoding response regulator — MRVLIVDDEQHVREAIGLLADWERHGITEIDQAADGEEAVRLIEENKPQIVMTDMRMPRKNGLELLTWLHNTKPDIKVLVISGYDDFEYVRHTIRSGGIDYILKPVEPDSLNEALTKAVQTWQLEEEKRQQITNQNIEMNQMTPFYMDRLLSDLVNGYGNKDSVVSQLRNRMTLPVTSMVYNVAVLRDDQFDEALLSKFRNRRHLLSFTLINICNELLMDQGVAFRHIDKPGEIIILCWNPRLPFNDVLDRINDGFFSTLRRRSHFGAAKAGAFPDDLPKAYLNAVQALYSRNLLTGKCRIHRERAVESEGSRTLRLSSYEEKFKLAALSGSKERIETATEEWLQDVRERDLVSPEHLARWNSEWDWIQYHWTENEVSSTQEPVEDAEISQDPPFPLPYSEDGMICWDRWREQISGRLYAASRVLTQIHSKDNHIIHDIARYLEQHYHEEISLQQIAGKFFLSREYISRKFKQEFGVTLSDFLGRIRIDKAKTLLLNPQIRIAQIAEMVGYQDEKYFSKVFKKMEGFTPNEYRKKHMS; from the coding sequence ATGAGAGTATTGATCGTAGATGACGAACAGCATGTGCGGGAGGCTATAGGGCTCCTGGCAGACTGGGAGCGGCATGGAATCACGGAAATCGATCAGGCCGCTGACGGTGAGGAAGCGGTGCGCTTAATCGAGGAGAACAAACCGCAAATTGTCATGACCGACATGCGAATGCCCCGCAAAAACGGACTGGAGCTGCTCACCTGGCTGCATAACACGAAACCGGATATTAAAGTGCTCGTCATTAGCGGATATGATGATTTTGAATATGTACGTCATACGATCCGTTCGGGAGGCATTGACTATATTCTCAAGCCCGTTGAACCGGACAGCTTGAACGAGGCACTGACCAAAGCGGTTCAAACCTGGCAGCTCGAGGAAGAGAAACGGCAGCAGATTACCAATCAGAATATCGAAATGAATCAGATGACCCCTTTCTATATGGACCGCCTGCTCTCGGATCTAGTTAACGGCTATGGCAACAAGGACAGCGTGGTTTCTCAATTGCGGAACCGGATGACGCTGCCAGTAACCAGCATGGTCTATAATGTTGCGGTGCTACGCGATGATCAATTTGACGAAGCTTTGCTGTCCAAATTCCGCAACAGGCGCCATCTGTTATCCTTCACGCTCATTAATATTTGCAATGAGCTGTTAATGGATCAGGGGGTTGCCTTTCGACATATCGACAAACCCGGGGAAATCATTATTCTCTGTTGGAATCCGCGGCTTCCCTTTAACGACGTACTGGATCGAATAAATGACGGGTTCTTCTCTACCCTTCGCAGGCGGAGCCATTTCGGTGCCGCCAAAGCAGGCGCCTTTCCCGACGATCTGCCGAAGGCTTATCTAAATGCCGTCCAAGCCTTATACAGCCGCAATTTATTAACCGGCAAATGCCGTATTCATCGCGAACGTGCCGTTGAAAGCGAAGGCTCGCGCACCCTGCGGCTCTCCTCCTACGAGGAGAAATTCAAGCTGGCTGCACTCAGCGGGAGTAAGGAACGCATCGAGACAGCCACGGAAGAGTGGCTGCAGGATGTTCGGGAGAGGGATCTCGTATCGCCTGAGCATCTGGCAAGGTGGAATTCAGAATGGGACTGGATTCAGTATCACTGGACGGAAAATGAGGTAAGCAGCACGCAAGAACCCGTCGAAGACGCTGAAATCTCGCAAGACCCTCCCTTCCCGCTTCCTTACAGCGAGGATGGCATGATCTGCTGGGATCGCTGGCGCGAACAGATCAGCGGAAGGCTTTATGCGGCATCCCGCGTTCTTACTCAGATTCATTCCAAGGACAATCATATCATTCATGACATTGCCCGCTATTTGGAGCAGCACTATCATGAGGAGATTTCACTTCAGCAAATTGCGGGGAAGTTCTTTCTTAGCAGGGAATACATTTCGCGCAAATTCAAGCAGGAATTCGGTGTGACGCTATCGGATTTTCTCGGGAGGATTCGAATCGACAAGGCTAAAACGCTGCTGCTCAATCCCCAGATCCGGATCGCCCAAATCGCGGAGATGGTCGGTTACCAGGATGAGAAGTATTTCAGCAAAGTGTTCAAGAAGATGGAGGGGTTCACGCCCAACGAATACCGCAAGAAACATATGAGTTAA
- a CDS encoding sensor histidine kinase, producing MKYRSIQTRLITFMLAVTTIPLLLSLFITFTHTRESVKEQTVNENIRLIYQGATNLMNYLRGIDRASLSVYSDPHFLRNLALDPDNHRVVAELYTTLQAIQTGTQDVHQIYLHNNLTGQSTQVSSNLPRREFRQAPYHKIEEFGTGNTAIEPVHQVHSYGFPPRPADILNFEVFTFYRSITNVPSPDQYALMAIDVKLDSILAICDQLYAKGEEQLYLIDDKGSIIYGPDPQQRGQRLDDPVLMGKIAQADHGYYDGADAMIVYEKLDLPYAPWTLVKQIPHQTLYKHSTELTSINAIIAILALFIVIFGTLWISIRITKPIKQLTSYMNQVKTGRLDVDIEVTSPDEIGILSRRFRTMMDTINNLILREYRLEIANKTNQLKALQAQIDPHFLYNSLQSIGTLALQHNVPRIYSLLSSLANMMRYNMRNSEGKVTLQDEINHVRLYLELQKQRFRDQLDITWDLDPESLTAPVPKMILQPIVENYFKHGMNTHAGVGHISISSLISEDLRLIVVVENNGSSIEEAELASIRSKLATAYGHPDRHDAGNDSIGLLNVLMRLNLYSDNKAGLTIENVVPHGVRVTLDINIWESEQ from the coding sequence ATGAAATACCGCAGCATCCAGACCCGGCTGATCACGTTCATGCTCGCTGTCACTACCATTCCGCTCCTGCTCTCGCTATTCATTACTTTTACGCATACCCGCGAGTCCGTGAAGGAGCAGACGGTGAATGAAAATATACGGTTGATTTATCAAGGAGCGACCAATCTGATGAACTATTTGCGCGGCATCGACCGCGCCTCCCTGTCCGTATATTCCGATCCCCATTTTCTGCGCAATCTTGCTCTGGATCCCGATAATCACCGGGTTGTAGCCGAGCTATATACGACCTTGCAGGCCATTCAAACGGGCACGCAAGACGTGCATCAAATCTATCTGCACAATAATTTGACTGGACAGTCCACCCAAGTATCCAGCAATCTGCCTCGCAGGGAATTCCGACAGGCGCCCTATCACAAAATTGAAGAGTTCGGCACGGGCAATACGGCCATCGAGCCCGTCCATCAGGTGCACAGTTACGGGTTCCCACCGCGGCCTGCGGACATTCTGAATTTTGAAGTTTTCACCTTCTATCGATCCATCACCAACGTACCGTCACCCGACCAATATGCCCTTATGGCCATCGATGTGAAACTTGACAGTATTTTGGCTATTTGCGATCAGCTGTATGCTAAAGGGGAAGAACAGCTATACTTGATTGATGACAAGGGAAGCATCATCTACGGTCCGGATCCGCAGCAGAGAGGGCAACGTCTGGACGACCCTGTGCTTATGGGCAAAATCGCTCAAGCGGATCATGGATATTACGATGGCGCAGACGCGATGATCGTCTACGAGAAGCTGGATTTGCCCTATGCTCCCTGGACGCTAGTCAAACAAATCCCGCATCAAACGCTGTACAAACATTCGACAGAACTAACGAGCATTAACGCGATTATTGCGATATTAGCACTGTTCATTGTCATATTCGGCACGCTATGGATATCCATTCGGATTACAAAACCCATTAAACAACTCACAAGCTATATGAATCAGGTGAAAACCGGGCGGCTTGACGTGGATATTGAGGTTACAAGCCCGGATGAGATCGGGATTCTCTCCCGCCGCTTCCGAACCATGATGGACACCATCAACAACCTGATCCTGCGTGAGTACCGGCTGGAAATCGCCAATAAAACCAATCAGTTGAAGGCACTCCAAGCTCAGATCGATCCGCATTTCCTATACAATTCGCTTCAGTCGATTGGTACCTTGGCCCTGCAGCACAATGTGCCGCGAATCTATTCCCTGCTCTCTTCACTGGCGAATATGATGCGCTACAATATGCGCAACAGCGAGGGCAAAGTAACGCTCCAGGATGAGATCAACCATGTGCGGCTGTACCTTGAGCTGCAGAAGCAACGGTTCCGGGACCAACTGGACATCACATGGGATTTGGATCCGGAGAGCCTTACGGCTCCGGTTCCAAAAATGATCCTGCAGCCGATTGTCGAGAATTATTTCAAGCATGGCATGAATACACACGCCGGCGTCGGACATATATCCATATCTTCCCTCATCTCGGAAGATCTCCGCTTGATCGTCGTCGTTGAAAATAACGGGTCATCCATCGAAGAGGCCGAGCTCGCTTCGATTCGCAGCAAGCTTGCAACTGCTTACGGCCACCCTGACCGACACGATGCCGGCAATGATTCGATCGGGCTCTTAAACGTATTGATGCGTTTGAACTTATACTCCGACAACAAGGCTGGGTTAACGATAGAGAATGTAGTGCCACACGGCGTCAGGGTCACGCTCGATATCAACATATGGGAGAGTGAACAGTAG
- a CDS encoding sugar ABC transporter permease encodes MNRKKSSALLQQFLFVGPSTIFFILIMIIPFLLGLYYSFTNWNGVSSKIDFVGFDNFVTIFTNDDKFRDAFWFTTRFTVLGVILTNLLGFLLAYFLTKPLKTRNILRTIFFMPNVIGGLLLGFIWQFIFVKGFAAIGNATNLGFFNLPWLGTKGTAFWAIVIVFVWQTAGYLMVIYISSLNNVPKDILEAAEIDGASRGQVLRSIIIPLVMPAVTVCLFLAISWSFKMFDLNLSLTKGGPFGSTESVAMNIYNEAYTNNRLGLGTAKAVIFFIVVAIITSLQVRFTKSKEVEA; translated from the coding sequence ATGAATCGAAAAAAATCTTCGGCGCTGCTGCAGCAGTTTCTTTTCGTGGGACCTTCCACTATTTTTTTCATCCTGATCATGATCATTCCGTTCCTTCTGGGTCTTTATTATTCCTTCACGAACTGGAATGGCGTGTCAAGCAAAATCGACTTTGTCGGCTTTGATAATTTTGTTACCATCTTTACCAATGATGATAAATTCCGTGATGCTTTCTGGTTCACAACCCGGTTTACGGTGCTTGGCGTCATCCTGACGAATCTGCTCGGATTTTTACTGGCTTACTTCCTGACCAAGCCGCTTAAGACGCGAAACATCCTCCGGACGATCTTCTTCATGCCAAACGTGATCGGCGGCTTGCTGCTCGGTTTCATCTGGCAGTTTATCTTTGTCAAAGGGTTTGCAGCGATCGGCAATGCCACGAACCTGGGATTCTTTAACTTGCCGTGGCTTGGCACCAAGGGGACAGCCTTTTGGGCAATTGTAATCGTTTTCGTCTGGCAGACGGCCGGTTACCTGATGGTTATCTACATCTCCTCACTTAACAACGTGCCGAAGGATATTCTGGAGGCTGCCGAAATTGACGGTGCGAGCAGAGGGCAGGTCCTGCGGTCCATTATTATCCCGCTTGTCATGCCGGCGGTTACGGTATGTTTGTTCCTGGCAATTTCCTGGTCCTTCAAAATGTTCGATTTGAACCTTTCCCTGACCAAAGGCGGGCCGTTCGGTTCCACGGAGTCGGTGGCCATGAATATTTACAACGAGGCTTATACGAATAACCGTCTCGGACTCGGAACGGCGAAGGCAGTCATCTTCTTCATCGTAGTTGCCATCATAACAAGTCTGCAGGTTCGATTCACGAAGAGCAAGGAGGTTGAGGCGTAA
- a CDS encoding carbohydrate ABC transporter permease — METTRKYRLNTMATEIIMIIVALLFLVPFYFLFVNSVKTFGDLLTDSAGLPTTLEWSNYSRAWDITNFPQAFWNSLVVTIASNLLLAMLSAMTAYQMVRRNTRFNQIMFALFVAAMVIPFQSIMIPLVKVTATLGINNSLYGLIICYLGFGVPLSVFLFHGFVKSIPMEIEEAATVDGSSGYGVFFRVVFPLMKPMFVTVIILNTLWIWNDYLLPSLILQSAELRTIPIATFAFFGQYTKQWDLALPALVLGIMPVIIFFLAMQKYIIEGITQGAVKG, encoded by the coding sequence ATGGAGACCACGAGAAAATACCGGCTGAACACCATGGCCACCGAGATCATCATGATCATCGTAGCCTTGCTCTTCCTGGTCCCGTTCTACTTCCTGTTCGTGAACTCTGTCAAAACCTTCGGCGATCTGTTGACGGACTCAGCAGGGCTTCCGACCACTCTTGAATGGAGCAACTATTCACGGGCGTGGGATATCACCAACTTTCCGCAGGCGTTCTGGAACTCGCTGGTCGTTACGATTGCGAGCAATCTGCTGCTGGCGATGTTAAGTGCCATGACCGCCTACCAGATGGTTCGCCGGAACACGCGTTTTAACCAGATCATGTTTGCGCTGTTTGTGGCGGCGATGGTCATTCCGTTCCAATCGATCATGATTCCGCTCGTGAAAGTGACGGCAACGCTTGGGATTAACAACAGCTTGTATGGACTTATTATCTGTTACTTGGGCTTTGGAGTTCCGCTTAGCGTATTCCTGTTCCATGGGTTCGTGAAATCGATTCCGATGGAGATCGAAGAAGCTGCAACTGTAGATGGATCCAGCGGATACGGCGTCTTCTTCCGGGTGGTATTCCCGCTGATGAAGCCGATGTTCGTTACAGTCATCATCCTGAACACCCTGTGGATCTGGAATGACTATCTGCTACCATCCTTGATCCTGCAGTCCGCAGAGCTTCGGACCATTCCAATTGCTACTTTTGCCTTTTTTGGGCAGTATACGAAGCAGTGGGATTTGGCTCTTCCGGCGCTGGTGCTGGGGATCATGCCGGTCATTATTTTCTTCCTGGCCATGCAGAAATACATCATTGAAGGCATCACGCAAGGAGCGGTGAAGGGATAG
- a CDS encoding ABC transporter substrate-binding protein: MKKYGKLLLVMVLAFSTLLAACGGKSEDNQGAEGGAEGGTKTIKIFQFKVEIAEALNKLKAEYEKEHPGIKLDIQTVGGGSDYGAALKAKFASGDEPDIFNVGGYRDLETWFENVEDLSDQPWVKDVVDVAKEPMTKDGKLYGQPMTIEGYGFIYNKDLFEKAGITELPKTLTELEEAAKKLQAAGITPFVNGYQETWILANHLLNIPFAHQEDPGSFVKGMNEGTEKLVGNARFDEWMRLFDLTVQYGQKNPLTTDYNTEITTFASGEAAMTQNGNWTQVQIDGINPDLNIGLLPMPINDNAEENDKLPIGVPNNWVVNNKSKVKDEAKEFLNWLVTSETGKRYITEEFKFIPALTSIEANSETLGDLGNDVVKYSKENKALSWEFNKFPDGGMNEFGSQMQGYVAGNVDKNQLFEGIQKSWESLKAK, translated from the coding sequence ATGAAGAAATACGGTAAGCTGCTCCTGGTCATGGTTCTGGCTTTCTCCACGCTTCTTGCGGCCTGCGGCGGCAAGAGTGAGGACAATCAAGGCGCTGAAGGTGGTGCCGAAGGCGGAACGAAAACAATTAAGATTTTCCAATTTAAAGTCGAAATCGCCGAGGCTCTGAATAAACTGAAAGCTGAATACGAAAAAGAACATCCCGGCATTAAGCTGGACATTCAAACCGTTGGCGGCGGCTCCGATTATGGCGCGGCGCTGAAAGCGAAGTTCGCTTCCGGCGATGAGCCGGACATTTTCAACGTTGGCGGATATCGCGATCTCGAAACGTGGTTCGAGAATGTCGAGGATCTCTCGGATCAGCCATGGGTGAAGGACGTGGTTGACGTTGCTAAAGAGCCTATGACCAAAGACGGTAAACTGTACGGACAACCGATGACTATCGAGGGTTATGGATTCATTTATAATAAAGACTTGTTTGAGAAAGCGGGTATTACCGAGCTTCCTAAGACGCTTACGGAGCTTGAGGAAGCGGCCAAAAAACTGCAAGCGGCTGGCATTACGCCATTCGTTAATGGATACCAAGAGACCTGGATTTTGGCCAACCACTTGTTGAACATTCCATTCGCCCATCAGGAAGATCCAGGTTCATTCGTCAAAGGAATGAATGAAGGTACGGAGAAACTGGTAGGCAACGCGAGATTCGACGAATGGATGAGACTGTTCGACCTTACTGTTCAGTACGGTCAGAAGAACCCGCTGACGACAGATTACAACACGGAAATCACGACCTTTGCCAGCGGTGAAGCAGCTATGACCCAGAACGGGAACTGGACGCAAGTGCAAATCGACGGCATCAATCCGGATCTGAACATTGGCCTTCTGCCAATGCCGATCAATGACAATGCCGAAGAGAATGACAAGCTTCCGATCGGTGTGCCAAACAACTGGGTCGTGAACAACAAATCCAAGGTGAAGGATGAAGCCAAGGAATTCCTGAACTGGCTCGTTACTTCGGAGACCGGTAAACGTTATATTACAGAAGAGTTCAAGTTCATCCCGGCACTGACCAGCATCGAGGCGAATAGCGAGACGCTTGGCGATTTGGGTAACGATGTCGTGAAATACAGTAAAGAAAACAAAGCGCTCAGCTGGGAGTTCAACAAATTCCCTGATGGCGGTATGAATGAATTCGGCAGCCAGATGCAGGGTTATGTTGCTGGCAATGTGGACAAGAACCAATTGTTCGAAGGCATTCAGAAATCATGGGAAAGCTTGAAGGCGAAGTAA
- a CDS encoding PLDc N-terminal domain-containing protein — protein sequence MSFVGFGILGIVTLLLGFFFFFLHIAVCVWGYNDARRKGRSPEFAILVVLGLLFFPIVGLIIYLLIRNNY from the coding sequence ATGAGTTTTGTTGGCTTTGGTATCTTAGGAATTGTGACGTTATTACTGGGATTCTTCTTCTTCTTTCTTCACATCGCCGTCTGCGTATGGGGTTATAATGACGCCCGGCGAAAAGGCCGCAGCCCCGAATTTGCGATTCTGGTTGTGCTGGGCTTGTTGTTCTTCCCTATTGTCGGTCTCATTATTTATTTACTGATCCGAAATAATTATTAG
- a CDS encoding DEAD/DEAH box helicase, which produces MNQPLYGVWLGDVFFCFSGEVSEPRVDAWSRVVRTFRKPDGTRPFANASLRLAELRYPAKVLGSKSTRRPERKTLGGRTMEGLALTPGDAFQLLISLDSEYYQTQGLNVGEEMEYWVQVSRFALELLLQGKFAPGTAEVPAVGRRRTTMQNIKAVWKPQLSAEDTARFLQLAANIPPIAMGTPAALAGFDPSTREEAGAIVLYSFLCGVIDSQARAAVRESEDKLRTYLANYRRGQSPLAELWWNSLLTVSRDIPIQGTAEEVSELEEAVERVGGTTFPYASGEDQPPENGTVGLGLRLEPPLDETQKDWKVSFWVRSQEDEGLSMPVRSIWGNPESDQLIRGRMYSRIQLQLLMKLGEAVELAPELAAGLYGRAPESVSLSLDRLSTFMKESVPKLTASGVTVQMPSRWSREGRRRVGLSLKMMPDAKSSGEAHRLPVLGMEHLVSFQISAAMGGQSLTREELKFLAEQNLPYVQFRGEWVEVDLKEINQVLRFMKRHEKGEMELAEWMHLSADMDGERLWKGLFIEEVETTGLLSSLLDGETSRKLPSRPIPSSLHGELRPYQERGYQWLSVMRDLGFGVCLADDMGLGKTVQVITCLLERLNTESAGGPVLIICPTSLLGNWQREIQRFAPDLTLHVHHGVRRLRGEDFLQEAANHDIVLTTYHLAGRDGGDLSSIQWSSVVLDEAQYIKNYRTKQAQSVMKLSAPHRIAMTGTPVENRLAELWSIFHFLNPGYLGSFNTFRQRYAPGEGQQERFRELHKLVSPFMLRRLKSDPDIRKDLPEKLELKSYCPLTEVQGAMYQAVVDEMMGQIESRSGIARKGLVLSSLTKLKQICDHPQLLRHDEGRAVRAESSGKMERMLEILDNIADVGESALIFTQYVGMGELLVSMLGRKYGKEPYFLHGGVPKRERDEMVRAFQAGEGPEFFVLSLKAGGVGLNLTRANHVLHYDRWWNPAVENQATDRVFRIGQHRNVQVHKLISQGTLEERIDELIEQKKALSEQVVGSGETWLTEMSDGELRQLIELQEQDWM; this is translated from the coding sequence ATGAATCAACCGCTCTATGGCGTATGGCTAGGTGACGTATTCTTTTGTTTTTCCGGTGAGGTTTCGGAACCGAGAGTGGATGCTTGGAGCCGCGTGGTCCGTACCTTTCGCAAACCGGATGGAACCCGTCCCTTCGCTAACGCTTCCCTCCGGCTTGCCGAGCTCAGATATCCGGCCAAAGTCCTCGGATCGAAAAGCACACGGCGTCCGGAACGGAAGACACTTGGCGGACGGACGATGGAAGGGCTTGCTCTGACACCGGGAGACGCATTTCAATTGCTGATCTCGCTGGATTCTGAGTATTATCAGACTCAGGGACTAAACGTCGGTGAAGAAATGGAATATTGGGTACAAGTGAGCAGATTTGCATTGGAGCTGCTCCTGCAAGGGAAGTTTGCACCGGGGACAGCCGAGGTGCCTGCCGTGGGCAGGCGCCGGACAACGATGCAAAATATAAAAGCGGTATGGAAGCCGCAGCTGTCTGCCGAGGATACAGCACGCTTTTTGCAGCTGGCAGCGAATATCCCGCCCATTGCGATGGGGACGCCCGCAGCTCTTGCCGGATTCGATCCTTCAACCCGTGAGGAAGCAGGGGCTATTGTGCTGTATTCTTTTCTGTGCGGTGTGATCGACAGCCAGGCCCGGGCAGCTGTCCGTGAATCGGAGGATAAGCTTCGGACCTATCTGGCGAATTATCGGCGGGGACAATCTCCCCTGGCCGAGCTGTGGTGGAACAGCCTGTTGACCGTCAGTCGGGATATTCCCATTCAAGGGACGGCTGAGGAAGTCAGCGAGCTGGAGGAAGCTGTTGAACGTGTTGGAGGGACAACGTTTCCTTATGCCAGCGGGGAGGATCAGCCTCCCGAGAATGGAACCGTTGGACTTGGGCTGCGGCTTGAGCCGCCTTTGGACGAGACCCAGAAGGACTGGAAGGTGTCCTTCTGGGTACGAAGCCAGGAGGACGAAGGCTTATCAATGCCAGTCCGCAGCATTTGGGGAAATCCGGAATCCGATCAGCTGATCCGTGGACGGATGTATTCTAGGATTCAGCTGCAGCTGTTAATGAAGCTGGGAGAAGCGGTAGAACTGGCACCGGAGCTGGCCGCAGGCTTGTACGGGCGTGCTCCCGAGAGCGTGTCGCTATCGCTTGACCGCTTGTCCACGTTTATGAAGGAATCGGTTCCGAAATTAACGGCGAGCGGAGTCACGGTCCAAATGCCTTCACGATGGAGCAGGGAAGGGCGCCGCCGCGTCGGCTTATCTCTCAAAATGATGCCGGATGCAAAATCATCCGGTGAAGCGCATCGACTGCCGGTGTTAGGCATGGAGCATCTGGTCAGCTTTCAGATCTCTGCAGCGATGGGAGGCCAATCCCTGACGCGCGAAGAGTTAAAGTTTCTGGCCGAACAGAATCTGCCCTATGTCCAGTTCCGCGGGGAATGGGTTGAGGTGGATCTGAAGGAGATCAACCAAGTGCTGCGGTTCATGAAGCGCCATGAGAAGGGCGAGATGGAGCTTGCGGAATGGATGCACCTTAGCGCTGATATGGATGGAGAACGCCTGTGGAAGGGTCTCTTTATCGAAGAAGTGGAGACAACGGGTTTGCTATCTTCTTTACTGGATGGAGAGACGTCCCGCAAGCTGCCATCCCGCCCGATTCCTTCCTCGCTTCACGGCGAACTGAGACCGTATCAGGAACGGGGATATCAGTGGCTAAGCGTGATGCGCGATTTGGGATTTGGTGTTTGCCTTGCCGACGATATGGGACTTGGAAAAACGGTACAGGTCATCACCTGTCTGCTGGAGCGTCTCAATACGGAATCCGCTGGCGGTCCGGTGCTGATTATTTGCCCGACCTCGCTTCTGGGTAACTGGCAGCGGGAAATTCAGCGATTTGCACCGGATCTGACCTTGCATGTGCACCATGGCGTTCGACGCCTGCGTGGCGAAGACTTTTTGCAGGAAGCGGCCAATCATGATATCGTGCTGACCACCTATCACTTGGCGGGAAGAGACGGCGGTGATTTATCCTCTATCCAGTGGTCGAGTGTGGTGCTCGACGAAGCACAATATATTAAGAATTACCGTACGAAGCAAGCGCAGAGCGTCATGAAATTATCCGCGCCTCACCGTATTGCCATGACCGGAACACCGGTGGAGAACCGTTTGGCGGAGCTGTGGTCGATCTTTCATTTTCTCAATCCGGGATATCTCGGCTCCTTTAACACCTTCCGTCAGCGCTATGCGCCAGGAGAGGGGCAGCAGGAGAGATTCCGTGAGCTTCATAAGCTGGTATCTCCATTCATGCTGCGCAGACTCAAGAGCGATCCGGATATTCGCAAGGATCTGCCGGAGAAGCTGGAATTGAAATCATATTGCCCGCTGACCGAGGTTCAAGGCGCGATGTACCAAGCGGTTGTCGATGAGATGATGGGGCAGATCGAGAGCCGATCGGGCATAGCCCGCAAGGGACTCGTGCTTTCGTCCCTCACCAAGCTGAAGCAAATATGCGATCATCCGCAGCTCCTTCGACATGACGAAGGACGCGCGGTGCGTGCGGAGTCCTCGGGCAAAATGGAGCGTATGCTTGAAATTCTCGACAACATCGCAGATGTCGGAGAATCGGCGTTGATCTTTACCCAGTATGTGGGCATGGGTGAACTGCTGGTAAGCATGCTTGGACGTAAATACGGGAAGGAGCCGTATTTCCTTCACGGAGGGGTGCCCAAACGGGAACGGGATGAGATGGTACGGGCATTCCAGGCAGGCGAGGGGCCCGAGTTCTTTGTTCTCTCGTTAAAAGCCGGGGGCGTAGGCCTGAATTTGACCCGCGCGAACCATGTGCTTCACTATGACCGGTGGTGGAACCCGGCGGTCGAGAATCAGGCGACGGACCGTGTATTCCGGATCGGGCAGCACCGTAACGTTCAGGTGCACAAGCTGATTTCTCAGGGAACGCTGGAGGAGCGGATTGACGAGCTGATCGAACAGAAGAAGGCGTTATCCGAGCAGGTTGTCGGGTCAGGCGAAACATGGCTGACGGAAATGTCGGACGGTGAGCTCCGCCAGCTGATTGAGCTGCAGGAGCAAGATTGGATGTAA
- a CDS encoding M15 family metallopeptidase, with protein MNAFSGKRTRFTSVMLSSLMLAGAILAGCQSNDTGSGKEQGQELQSPAEGQEGNTIPEGGAGNGEAGAENQPADPVMAKRSENALQATIQESGGKQVVTNAEAMTVVVNKQRSLPDGYEPSDLVEPNVPFSFDEPHEKRHLRKEAADALEELFDAAKADGIELRAVSGYRSYARQKSIYENNVRTKGEVEANRVSAVPGTSEHQTGLTIDVSSPSAGNALEETFGHTAEGQWLAQHASEFGFIIRYPEGAENITGYVYEPWHIRYVGKDLAPDIADSGMTLEEYLDEANIKL; from the coding sequence ATGAATGCATTTTCGGGAAAACGAACACGATTTACAAGCGTAATGCTGTCATCCTTGATGTTAGCAGGGGCCATTTTGGCAGGATGTCAATCGAATGATACCGGTTCCGGTAAGGAACAGGGTCAGGAATTGCAGTCGCCGGCCGAGGGCCAGGAAGGAAACACAATTCCTGAGGGTGGCGCGGGTAATGGAGAGGCAGGGGCTGAGAATCAGCCAGCGGATCCGGTTATGGCGAAGCGCAGCGAGAATGCACTTCAAGCCACGATCCAGGAGAGCGGCGGCAAGCAGGTCGTAACCAACGCGGAGGCTATGACGGTGGTTGTAAATAAGCAGCGCAGCTTGCCTGATGGTTATGAACCAAGTGATCTCGTGGAGCCGAATGTCCCATTTTCTTTTGATGAGCCGCATGAAAAACGGCATCTGAGAAAAGAAGCGGCTGACGCGCTCGAGGAATTGTTCGATGCGGCCAAAGCGGATGGCATCGAACTGCGCGCCGTATCGGGATACCGTTCCTATGCCCGTCAGAAAAGTATATATGAGAATAATGTTCGTACCAAAGGGGAAGTCGAGGCTAATCGTGTAAGCGCGGTGCCGGGTACGAGTGAGCATCAGACAGGCCTTACGATTGACGTGTCCAGTCCAAGTGCAGGTAATGCGCTGGAGGAAACGTTCGGTCATACGGCGGAAGGGCAGTGGCTGGCGCAACACGCGTCGGAATTCGGCTTCATTATTCGTTATCCAGAAGGAGCCGAGAATATTACCGGTTATGTATACGAGCCATGGCATATCCGTTATGTAGGCAAGGATCTGGCGCCGGATATTGCCGACAGCGGCATGACGCTGGAAGAATACCTCGATGAGGCGAACATTAAACTGTAA